One window from the genome of Gadus morhua chromosome 16, gadMor3.0, whole genome shotgun sequence encodes:
- the baz1b gene encoding tyrosine-protein kinase BAZ1B, translated as MAPLLGRKPYPLAKPLAEPAGPDEEVYIIEHTKEAFRNKEEYDARLLRYDERIWTCKSTGSSQLTHNEAWEEEQEVTELLLEEYPKWFEKPVLEMVHHNTVSLDKLVEMAWMEILTKYAVDEECDFLVGKDKSMRVLVVKIHPPENQDGETAEKKLEGACDSPSSDKENASQENQRKEPSPQEEDSRRESLSDRARRSPRKSTTAMKEEKKRWVMPKFLPLKYDVKLITEDKVISSVPVESLFRSERPPTKEIMRYFIRHYALRLGMGESAPWVVEDELVKKFNLPSKFSDFLLDPQKFLAENPSTKRKSLSSPEAKASKKLKTSDTQSEESGNEKGEEEKKKKKKKASLTMPLSPTIWGHMQKMNGSPLKVKNSGTPKKGDGKTPSTPKSSKKTIDKKAGKTGDKKLNGLKKDGKSGPKTPKMKQMTLLHLAKSPPTGSPKKRVRNTGMTPKLGKPLPPMALHLLRYYKENKGKEDKRNAMSTLISKAAKTLSADDRGRLPEELRDLVQKRWELLEQKRRWAAMSEEEKQEELKKRREEIKEKLREKAKERREKEMLVRREQSRRYEDQEIDGGKNLPAFRLVDMPEGLPNALFGDVAMVVDFLNCYAGLLMPEDQYPITAGALMDALAGEDAGFLYLNRVLVVLLQTLLQDELAEGYSELDIPLSEIPLTMHSVSELVRLCLRPFDAHGEESVQGSEDWGVLGGFDDVVTSEFLERLETAEVFELNPQEKVSLLVALCHRILMTYSVEDHVDAIQQRSAELWKERLATLKEVNDRKKAEKMRRKELEEKVKEEGGMPKADKTEKKKEGSAKKEVKAEAEPDAEDMISSVKSRRLMALQAKKDKEEHDRLNKERMEKEAEEERNRKQKASAERAFQDGIGKAKLVLRRSPLGTDRNHNRYWLFCDVIPGLYIEKGWVHESIDYSYTLPVEEKHSEQEEEEEDDGGEKDDNDGSTDGGMSETAQTGPAADVRTQTTVPKQGQNLWFVCETAADLEELVESLHPQGVRESELKAKIQNRYQDILHSIHLSRKVKPGLRTCHGHQELLKYLRSDILEVASRLQKGGLGYLEDNTDIEDEVSKMESLKDFGECIITIQACVIKKFLQGFMAPKQKKKKKQAGEESGGASSSKAEEVDEEKKLAEEARVATAVENWKSTIREAQTFSRMHVLLGMLDACIKWDMSAENARCKVCRRKGDDEKLILCDECNKAFHLFCLRPALYRIPAGEWLCPACQPLVARRCSRGRNYNEDTDEEEDEEEEEEDEDSEEEDEDDEDDKDYKAIGHSLRPRKKIKQSSKVAKTSKSKSKKQSPPSGRGTKSKSGPNFPADIDELVRLNSKSGVRRQTQELERCEEILQKLIKFRHSWPFREPVSLEEAEDYLEVISTPMDFQTMLGKFSQGSYRHAQDFLEDLKLVFSNAEEYNQNSSPVLACMAKTEQSFTELLHKLLPGLSYLRRRSRKRVSRVPASSEEEEEEEEDKIDEAVEEKKRKGSKKAQNGKSTRSRRDTSAQGRKAKPKTKGDASDPEEEESGSDEEEGSSRRRSKRSAATSSKRDYKEQESDSEREARRTRRRGERGRRSSDEEQSSQRHSKRQKQR; from the exons ATGGCACCGCTTTTGGGTCGGAAACCTTATCCGCTTGCTAAGCCGCTAGCTGAACCAGCAGGCCCAGACGAGGAGGTCTACATCATCGAACACACCAAGGAGGCCTTCAGGAACAAAGA AGAGTATGATGCCCGTCTTCTGAGGTATGACGAGCGCATATGGACCTGCAAGAGCACTGGCAGCAGCCAGCTCACTCACAACGAAGCATGGGAAGAAGAGCAGGAGGTCACCGaact GCTCCTGGAAGAATATCCCAAATGGTTTGAGAAGCCAGTGTTGGAGATGGTTCACCACAACACGGTGTCCCTGGACAAGCTTGTTGAAATGGCCTGGATGGAGATCCTCACAAAGTACGCTGTGGATGAAGAATGTGACTTCTTG GTGGGGAAAGACAAGAGTATGCGCGTGTTGGTGGTGAAGATCCATCCCCCGGAGAATCAGGACGGTGAGACCGCAGAGAAGAAGCTAGAAGGAGCGTGTGACTCTCCTTCCAGCGACAAGGAGAACGCCagccaggagaaccagaggaagGAGCCctccccccaggaggaggacagcCGGCGAGAGAGTCTCA GTGACCGGGCGCGACGCTCGCCTAGGAAGTCCACCACTGCTatgaaagaagagaagaagagatggGTGATGCCCAAATTCCTTCCTCTCAAGTATGACGTCAAACTCATCACTGAAGATAAG GTGATCAGCAGTGTTCCGGTAGAAAGTCTGTTCAGATCAGAGCGTCCGCCGACCAAGGAGATCATGCGTTACTTCATCAGGCACTACGCTCTCAGGCTGGGCATGGGTGAAAGCGCCCCCTGGGTGGTGGAGGATGAACTTGTCAAAAAATTCAACCTCCCCAGCAAATTCAGTGACTTCCTCCTCGATCCACAAAAG tttttggcTGAAAATCCGTCCACTAAGCGGAAGAGTCTCTCGTCTCCTGAGGCTAAAGCTAGTAAAAAGCTGAAGACCTCAGACACCCAGAGTGAGGAGTCAGGAaatgagaagggagaggaggagaagaagaaaaagaagaagaaagcctCCCTTACCATGCCCCTTAGTCCCACTATCTGGGGACACATGCAG AAGATGAACGGCTCCCCGCTTAAAGTGAAAAACTCTGGAACGCCTAAGAAAGGAGATGGCAAAACCCCCTCCACACCAAAATCAAGTAAAAAAACGATTGACAAGAAAGCAGGAAAGACCGGCGATAAGAAGCTCAACGGTCTCAAAAAGGACGGAAAATCTGGTCCCAAGACCCCCAAGATGAAGCAGATGACCCTCCTCCATCTGGCCAAGAGCCCCCCCACGGGGAGCCCCAAGAAGAGGGTCCGGAACACGGGTATGACACCCAAACTGGGCAAGCCTCTGCCCCCCATGGCCCTCCACCTCCTTCGCTATTACAAGGAGAACAAGGGCAAGGAGGACAAGAGGAACGCCATGTCCACCCTCATCTCCAAGGCCGCCAAAACCCTGTCGGCGGACGACCGGGGCAGGCTGCCGGAGGAGCTCCGGGACCTGGTGCAGAAGCGCTGGGAGCTGCTCGAGCAAAAGAGGCGCTGGGCGGCCatgagcgaggaggagaagcaggaggagctgaagaagaggCGCGAGGAGATCAAGGAGAAGCTGCGGGAGAAGGCCAAAGAGCGCCGCGAGAAGGAGATGCTGGTGCGCCGCGAGCAGTCCCGTCGCTACGAGGACCAGGAGATCGACGGCGGCAAGAACCTCCCGGCGTTCCGGCTGGTGGACATGCCCGAGGGGCTGCCCAACGCCCTGTTCGGAGACGTGGCCATGGTGGTCGACTTCCTCAACTGCTACGCCGGGCTGCTGATGCCGGAGGACCAGTACCCCATCACGGCCGGCGCCCTTATGGACGCCCTGGCCGGGGAAGACGCCGGCTTCCTCTACTTGAACCGCGTGCTTGTGGTGCTGCTGCAGACGCTGCTGCAGGACGAGCTGGCCGAGGGGTACAGCGAGCTGGACATCCCCCTGTCGGAGATCCCGCTCACCATGCACTCGGTGTCGGAGCTGGTGCGGCTGTGCCTGCGGCCCTTCGACGCCCACGGCGAGGAGAGCGTCCAGGGCTCGGAAGACTGGGGCGTGCTGGGCGGCTTCGACGACGTGGTGACCAGTGAGTTCCTGGAGAGGCTGGAGACGGCGGAGGTGTTTGAGCTGAACCCCCAGGAGAAGGTGAGCCTCCTGGTGGCCCTGTGCCACCGCATCCTCATGACGTACTCGGTGGAGGACCACGTGGACGCCATTCAGCAGCGCTCGGCCGAGCTCTGGAAGGAGCGCCTGGCCACGCTGAAGGAGGTCAACGACCGCAAGAAGGCCGAGAAGATGCGCCGCAAGGAGCTGGAGGAAAAAG tgaaagaggaagggggcaTGCCCAAAGCTGATAAGACGGAAAAGAAGAAGGAAGGGAGCGCCAAGAAGGAGGTGAAGGCGGAGGCGGAGCCCGACGCGGAGGACATGATCAGCTCCGTGAAGAGCAGGAGGCTGATGGCACTGCAGGCCAAGAAGGACAAAGAGGAGCACGACCGGCTGAACAAAG AACGcatggagaaggaggcggaggaggagcgcaACCGTAAACAAAAGGCTAGCGCTGAGAGGGCCTTCCAGGACGGGATCGGCAAGGCCAAGCTGGTGCTGCGCAGGTCGCCGCTCGGCACGGACAGGAACCACAACAG GTATTGGCTGTTCTGTGACGTGATCCCCGGGCTTTACATCGAGAAGGGCTGGGTCCATGAGAGCATCGACTACAGCTACACCCTCCCCGTCGAAGAGAAGCACTCTgagcaggaggaagaagaggaagacgatG GAGGGGAGAAGGACGACAACGACGGCAGCACAGACGGGGGTATGAGTGAAACTGCTCAGACGGGGCCGGCCGCCGACGTCCGTACACAGACCACGGTGCCCAAGCAGGGACAAAACCTCTG gtttgtgtgtgaaactgcAGCAGATCTGGAGGAGCTGGTCGAGAGTCTGCATCCTCAGGGggtcagagagagcgagctgaAGGCCAAGATACAGAACAG ATACCAGGACATCCTCCACTCCATCCACCTGAGCCGCAAGGTAAAGCCGGGCCTCAGGACCTGCCACGGCCACCAGGAGCTGCTCAAGTACCTGCGCAGCGACATCCTGGAGGTTGCCTCCAGGCTCCAGAAAGGAGGACTGGGATACCTggaagacaacacagacattgaGGATGAG GTGTCCAAGATGGAGAGCCTGAAGGACTTTGGCGAGTGCATCATCACCATCCAGGCGTGTGTGATCAAGAAGTTCCTGCAGGGCTTCATGGCGCccaagcagaagaagaagaagaagcaggctGGCGAGGAGAGCGGCGGCGCTAGCAGCAGcaaggcggaggaggtggacgaggaGAAGAAGCTGGCGGAGGAGGCCAGG GTTGCTACCGCTGTAGAGAACTGGAAGTCCACCATCCGCGAGGCTCAGACCTTCTCCCGCATGCACGTCCTGCTCGGCATGCTGGACGCCTGCATCAAGTGGGACATGTCCGCCGAGAACGCCCGCTGCAAAGTCTGCCGCCGGAAAG GAGACGACGAGAAGCTCATCCTGTGCGACGAGTGCAACAAGGCCTTCCACCTGTTCTGCCTGCGCCCGGCGCTGTACCGCATCCCCGCTGGCGAGTGGCTGTGCCCGGCCTGCCAGCCCCTGGTGGCCCGCCGCTGTTCCAGAGGAAG GAATTATAACGAAGAcactgatgaggaggaggatgaagaagaggaagaagaagatgaagactctgaggaggaagacgaggacgaTGAAGACGATAAGGACTACAAGGCCATTGGCCACAGCT TGAGACCAAGGAAGAAGATAAAACAATCCTCGAAGGTCGCGAAGACATCCAAGAGCAAGTCGAAGAAGCAGTCGCCCCCCAGTGGACGGGGTACCAAGTCGAAGTCTGGCCCCAACTTCCCAGCAGACATCGATGAACTG gtgcgtcTGAACTCCAAGTCCGGAGTACGCAGGCAGACACAGGAACTTGAGCGCTGTGAGGAGATCCTGCAGAAACTGATCAAGTTCCGCCACAGCTGGCCCTTCAG ggagccTGTCTCGCTGGAAGAGGCAGAGGACTACCTGGAGGTCATCTCCACGCCCATGGACTTCCAGACCATGCTGGGCAAGTTCTCCCAGGGCTCGTACCGCCACGCCCAGGACTTCCTGGAGGACCTGAAGCTGGTGTTCTCCAACGCGGAGGAGTACAACCAGAACAGCAGCCCCGTGCTGGCCTGCATGGCCAAGACGGAGCAGAGCTTCACCGAGCTGCTCCACAAGCTGCTGCCCGGCCTCAGCTACCTGCGGCGCCGCTCGCGCAAACGCGTCAGCCGGGTGCCCGCCAGctcggaggaagaggaggaggaggaagaggacaagaTTGACGAGGCAGTGGAGGAGAAAAAGCGGAAGGGTTCGAAGAAGGCGCAGAACGGCAAGTCGACCCGGTCCAGGAGAGACACGTCGGCGCAGGGGAGGAAGGCCAAGCCGAAGACGAAGGGCGACGCCAGTGaccccgaggaggaggagagcgggagCGACGAAGAGGAGGGGAGCAGCCGGAGAAGGAGCAAGCGCTCGGCGGCCACCTCGTCCAAGCGGGATTACAAGGAACAGGAGAGCGATAGCGAGCGGGAGGCGCGGAGAACTCGGCGGcggggggagcgagggagaaggAGCAGCGACGAGGAGCAGTCCAGCCAGCGGCATTCCAAGAGGCAGAAACAACGATGA
- the bcl7bb gene encoding B-cell CLL/lymphoma 7 protein family member B-B isoform X2, translated as MNHNSTKMSGRSGRAETRSRAKDDIKKVLAAIEKVRKWEKKWVTVGDTSLRIFKWVPVTETKQIYRTKSTGGTVRGLKDVALENTSNSLLDLNDENSNQSFLSDVVYQPKMDNSSSNSSSQHLSPPHPSSLRTDDAPPPMLGQESVDESSLPGQEGADEPPTLIKEELSSGTAQRGALGTQEETDGAPPLKKVCAGENVVLR; from the exons ATGAATCATAACAGCACTAAAATGTCTGGAAGATCGGGCCGGGCAGAGACACGAAGTCGTGCCAAAGATGACATTAAAAAGGTTTTGGCGGCTATTGAGAAAGTCCGCAAATG GGAGAAGAAGTGGGTAACAGTTGGGGACACGTCTTTACGTATATTCAAGTGGGTTCCAGTAACAGAAACTAAACAG ATATATCGAACCAAATCCACAGGTGGAACGGTGCGGGGCCTAAAGGATGTGGCCTTAGAAAACACCTCAAACTCCCTACTGGATCTCAACG ATGAGAACAGCAACCAAAGCTTTCTGTCAGACGTCGTCTACCAGCCCAAGAtggacaacagcagcagcaactcCAGCTCACAGCACCTTAGTCCTCCCCACCCATCCAGCCTCCGCACAGACGACGCTCCACCCCCCATGCTGGGCCAGGAGAGTGTGGATG AGTCAAGCCTCCCAGGCCAGGAAGGGGCAGACGAACCTCCTACGCTGATCAAGGAAGAACTTTCCTCAGGCACAGCCCAGCGTGGGGCTTTGGGCACACAG GAAGAAACCGATGGAGCACCTCCGTTAAAGAAAGTTTGCGCGGGAGAAAATGTTGTGCTGAGATAA
- the bcl7bb gene encoding B-cell CLL/lymphoma 7 protein family member B-B isoform X1: protein MNHNSTKMSGRSGRAETRSRAKDDIKKVLAAIEKVRKWEKKWVTVGDTSLRIFKWVPVTETKQIYRTKSTGGTVRGLKDVALENTSNSLLDLNDENSNQSFLSDVVYQPKMDNSSSNSSSQHLSPPHPSSLRTDDAPPPMLGQESVDVSPFLTLNTESSLPGQEGADEPPTLIKEELSSGTAQRGALGTQEETDGAPPLKKVCAGENVVLR, encoded by the exons ATGAATCATAACAGCACTAAAATGTCTGGAAGATCGGGCCGGGCAGAGACACGAAGTCGTGCCAAAGATGACATTAAAAAGGTTTTGGCGGCTATTGAGAAAGTCCGCAAATG GGAGAAGAAGTGGGTAACAGTTGGGGACACGTCTTTACGTATATTCAAGTGGGTTCCAGTAACAGAAACTAAACAG ATATATCGAACCAAATCCACAGGTGGAACGGTGCGGGGCCTAAAGGATGTGGCCTTAGAAAACACCTCAAACTCCCTACTGGATCTCAACG ATGAGAACAGCAACCAAAGCTTTCTGTCAGACGTCGTCTACCAGCCCAAGAtggacaacagcagcagcaactcCAGCTCACAGCACCTTAGTCCTCCCCACCCATCCAGCCTCCGCACAGACGACGCTCCACCCCCCATGCTGGGCCAGGAGAGTGTGGATG TATCTCCTTTTCTTACCTTGAACACAGAGTCAAGCCTCCCAGGCCAGGAAGGGGCAGACGAACCTCCTACGCTGATCAAGGAAGAACTTTCCTCAGGCACAGCCCAGCGTGGGGCTTTGGGCACACAG GAAGAAACCGATGGAGCACCTCCGTTAAAGAAAGTTTGCGCGGGAGAAAATGTTGTGCTGAGATAA